A part of Setaria viridis chromosome 8, Setaria_viridis_v4.0, whole genome shotgun sequence genomic DNA contains:
- the LOC117833684 gene encoding flowering-promoting factor 1-like protein 1, whose protein sequence is MSGVWEFRNGARLLEKTAKQAGAAPCEGKKALVHTPSGQTVASHEALQRCLQQLGWERYYEDPALVQFHRRSSVDLISLPADFARVGAVHMYDIVVKNRDYFTVVDAA, encoded by the coding sequence ATGTCGGGCGTGTGGGAGTTCAGGAACGGGGCGAGGCTCCTGGAGAAGACGGCGAAgcaggcgggggcggcgccgtgCGAGGGCAAGAAGGCGCTGGTGCACACGCCTTCGGGCCAGACGGTGGCGTCACACGAAGCCCTGCAGAGGTGCCTGCAGCAGCTCGGCTGGGAGCGCTACTACGAGGACCCCGCCCTCGTGCAGTTCCACCGCCGCAGCAGCGTCGACCTCATCTCGCTGCCCGCCGACTTCGCCCGCGTCGGCGCCGTGCACATGTACGACATCGTCGTCAAGAACCGGGACTACTTcacggtcgtcgacgccgcctAA